In the Telopea speciosissima isolate NSW1024214 ecotype Mountain lineage chromosome 2, Tspe_v1, whole genome shotgun sequence genome, one interval contains:
- the LOC122652797 gene encoding protein spt2 isoform X2: MQSYSRAELRQNDEDLDEYEEDGEGEEAEAWEEEEDDEEEEKEKEDPKPTKEELEYLQLRQRIKESVRKKMKKEHAAGSKGSLENKKKLPYDNYGSFFGPSQPVIAQRVIQESKSLLENQHLASRISNPLANKKAPTSITEGKKPAVHAQTHRVVNELKVKAQKLKDARDYSFLLSDDAELPAPPKEPPPRNISDARSAQVSLKSNKQSMGKHGSRPVSNGREERKPTSINRQIQPRPGPHKAVPTSRPNLTTGDPRKQFGSNTGSGPGRPIGPKGHPSNMSAPTMKKKAPAVVAKNNVAPGQKPALVKVNPLAQKKHLEQKREIREPHKARVMTKQAVPSKPQVKDPKQGPMRATKPERQPKKQPARRPFDEDEDEPDYRSMIRSMFRYNPNKYSGRDDDDSDMEANFDDILKEERKSARIAREEDERELRLIEEEERREKMRKKMLQRKQLSKQ; encoded by the exons ATGCAGAGCTATAGCAGAGCA GAACTTCGTCAAAATGATGAAGATTTAGATGAATATGAAGAGGATGGGGAAGGTGAGGAGGCCGAGGcatgggaagaggaagaagatgacgaagaagaagaaaaagagaaagaagatccaaAGCCAACAAAGGAGGAACTTGAATACCTTCAGTTGAGGCAGCGGATAAAAGAATCTGTaaggaagaaaatgaagaaggaaCATGCCGCTGGTTCCAAAGGGTCTctggagaataaaaaaaaacttccataTGACAA TTACGGCTCCTTTTTTGGCCCTTCACAGCCTGTTATTGCACAAAGAGTAATACAAGAAAGCAAGTCGCTGCTAGAAAACCAACATTTGGCTTCCAGGATCTCAAATCCTCTTGCT AACAAAAAAGCTCCCACTTCAATCACTGAAGGTAAAAAACCTGCTGTGCATGCCCAAACACATCGAGTTGTTAATGAG TTAAAAGTTAAAGCACAGAAGCTGAAGGATGCACGTGATTATTCCTTTCTATTATCTGACGATGCAGAGCTTCCTGCCCCTCCAAAAGAGCCTCCACCTCGAAATATTTCT GATGCACGATCAGCCCAAGTCTCATTGAAGAGCAACAAGCAGTCAATGGGCAAGCATGGAAGCAGGCCAGTTTCTAATGGTcgtgaagaaagaaaaccaacaTCTATTAATCGTCAGATACAGCCTCGACCAGGGCCCCACAAAGCTGTTCCTACAAGTAGACCAAATTTGACGACTGGAGATCCTAGGAAGCAGTTTGGTAGTAATACTGGATCTGGTCCTGGTCGGCCAATAGGACCTAAAGGCCATCCCTCTAATATGTCAGCTCCTACCATGAAAAAGAAGGCGCCTGCAGTAGTTGCAAAAAATAATGTGGCTCCTGGTCAAAAACCAGCCTTAGTGAAGGTAAACCCATTGGCTCAGAAGAAACATTTGGAACAGAAAAGGGAAATTCGAGAACCTCACAAAGCAAGGGTTATGACAAAACAGGCAGTGCCTTCCAAACCTCag GTTAAGGACCCTAAGCAAGGTCCAATGCGTGCCACCAAGCCAGAGCGCCAACCCAAGAAGCAGCCTGCAAGGAGACCCTTTGATGAGGACGAAGACGAGCCAGATTACAGGAGCATGATCAGAAGCATGTTTAG GTACAATCCTAATAAATACAGTGGGCGGGATGATGATGACAGCGACATGGAAGCTAATTTTGATGATATCCTAAAGGAGGAGAGGAAAAG TGCAAGAATtgcaagagaagaagatgaaagagagCTTCgcctaatagaagaagaagaaaggcggGAGAAGATGAGAAAGAAGATGCTGCAGCGAAAGCAGCTAAGCAAGCAATAA
- the LOC122652797 gene encoding protein spt2 isoform X1 yields MQSYSRAELRQNDEDLDEYEEDGEGEEAEAWEEEEDDEEEEKEKEDPKPTKEELEYLQLRQRIKESVRKKMKKEHAAGSKGSLENKKKLPYDNYGSFFGPSQPVIAQRVIQESKSLLENQHLASRISNPLANKKAPTSITEGKKPAVHAQTHRVVNELKVKAQKLKDARDYSFLLSDDAELPAPPKEPPPRNISVPSSDARSAQVSLKSNKQSMGKHGSRPVSNGREERKPTSINRQIQPRPGPHKAVPTSRPNLTTGDPRKQFGSNTGSGPGRPIGPKGHPSNMSAPTMKKKAPAVVAKNNVAPGQKPALVKVNPLAQKKHLEQKREIREPHKARVMTKQAVPSKPQVKDPKQGPMRATKPERQPKKQPARRPFDEDEDEPDYRSMIRSMFRYNPNKYSGRDDDDSDMEANFDDILKEERKSARIAREEDERELRLIEEEERREKMRKKMLQRKQLSKQ; encoded by the exons ATGCAGAGCTATAGCAGAGCA GAACTTCGTCAAAATGATGAAGATTTAGATGAATATGAAGAGGATGGGGAAGGTGAGGAGGCCGAGGcatgggaagaggaagaagatgacgaagaagaagaaaaagagaaagaagatccaaAGCCAACAAAGGAGGAACTTGAATACCTTCAGTTGAGGCAGCGGATAAAAGAATCTGTaaggaagaaaatgaagaaggaaCATGCCGCTGGTTCCAAAGGGTCTctggagaataaaaaaaaacttccataTGACAA TTACGGCTCCTTTTTTGGCCCTTCACAGCCTGTTATTGCACAAAGAGTAATACAAGAAAGCAAGTCGCTGCTAGAAAACCAACATTTGGCTTCCAGGATCTCAAATCCTCTTGCT AACAAAAAAGCTCCCACTTCAATCACTGAAGGTAAAAAACCTGCTGTGCATGCCCAAACACATCGAGTTGTTAATGAG TTAAAAGTTAAAGCACAGAAGCTGAAGGATGCACGTGATTATTCCTTTCTATTATCTGACGATGCAGAGCTTCCTGCCCCTCCAAAAGAGCCTCCACCTCGAAATATTTCTGTCCCAAGCTCTG ATGCACGATCAGCCCAAGTCTCATTGAAGAGCAACAAGCAGTCAATGGGCAAGCATGGAAGCAGGCCAGTTTCTAATGGTcgtgaagaaagaaaaccaacaTCTATTAATCGTCAGATACAGCCTCGACCAGGGCCCCACAAAGCTGTTCCTACAAGTAGACCAAATTTGACGACTGGAGATCCTAGGAAGCAGTTTGGTAGTAATACTGGATCTGGTCCTGGTCGGCCAATAGGACCTAAAGGCCATCCCTCTAATATGTCAGCTCCTACCATGAAAAAGAAGGCGCCTGCAGTAGTTGCAAAAAATAATGTGGCTCCTGGTCAAAAACCAGCCTTAGTGAAGGTAAACCCATTGGCTCAGAAGAAACATTTGGAACAGAAAAGGGAAATTCGAGAACCTCACAAAGCAAGGGTTATGACAAAACAGGCAGTGCCTTCCAAACCTCag GTTAAGGACCCTAAGCAAGGTCCAATGCGTGCCACCAAGCCAGAGCGCCAACCCAAGAAGCAGCCTGCAAGGAGACCCTTTGATGAGGACGAAGACGAGCCAGATTACAGGAGCATGATCAGAAGCATGTTTAG GTACAATCCTAATAAATACAGTGGGCGGGATGATGATGACAGCGACATGGAAGCTAATTTTGATGATATCCTAAAGGAGGAGAGGAAAAG TGCAAGAATtgcaagagaagaagatgaaagagagCTTCgcctaatagaagaagaagaaaggcggGAGAAGATGAGAAAGAAGATGCTGCAGCGAAAGCAGCTAAGCAAGCAATAA